The following proteins are co-located in the Alcaligenes faecalis genome:
- a CDS encoding EscU/YscU/HrcU family type III secretion system export apparatus switch protein has translation MSHDSPAPRPQALALRYDPKDGAPRVVAKGYGTLAEKIIETAREHNLYVHESPELVGLLMQVDLDRHIPPQLYQAVAELLAWLYALEQGHPQATQALQDLHDAAKP, from the coding sequence ATGAGCCATGACTCCCCCGCCCCTCGCCCACAGGCGCTGGCCTTGCGCTACGACCCCAAGGACGGCGCACCACGGGTAGTGGCAAAAGGCTATGGCACGCTGGCCGAGAAAATCATCGAGACCGCGCGCGAGCACAATCTGTATGTACACGAATCCCCCGAGCTAGTCGGCTTGCTGATGCAGGTGGATCTGGACCGCCATATTCCCCCTCAGCTCTATCAAGCCGTAGCGGAATTGCTGGCCTGGCTGTACGCACTGGAACAAGGCCATCCCCAAGCCACACAAGCCTTGCAGGACCTGCACGACGCCGCCAAACCTTGA
- a CDS encoding flagellar hook-length control protein FliK, whose amino-acid sequence MSVGGPSPLGTLLIQRLDAVLGISTGQQSNIATGARPDAISQTPGSQRPERVENQTARDQRQSVDQARAHTQGRDSRNLRTQQGQTSTDSSINARGPNTATTSSAPTTLGRTAQLILSLLERFPDRAPAIQGRQALLPGHPGMQTKGNESARPGADSQAGARPGSAQNTASTISTLAQQRLPLPGSTATTGANASAANASTAGTSATGAGTPASSIPGTGTPATGANAHSALPTSSTAALAQHFTQALPQALQQSGLFYESHLSDLHFGQRSAGQLQQEPQNLNRPVAEANTSHTTPAQTHTQDPANSLLVRQQLDTLAHQNLQWQGQAWPDADMNWTVQRHQAQSEDETEHWSSTLQLQLPTLGPVTLRLNLLNQQLQVHIQADQSADYLDEHSLPLRERLQDQGLFLSQLHIETDPNLPQDVPDEP is encoded by the coding sequence ATGAGCGTAGGCGGCCCCTCCCCTTTGGGGACGCTGCTTATTCAACGGCTCGATGCCGTTCTGGGTATCAGCACCGGACAGCAAAGCAATATTGCCACGGGCGCCCGCCCAGATGCGATCAGCCAGACACCGGGCAGCCAACGCCCCGAGCGCGTTGAGAACCAAACCGCTCGCGATCAACGCCAAAGCGTCGATCAAGCCCGCGCCCATACACAGGGCCGCGACAGCCGGAATCTGCGTACTCAACAGGGTCAAACCTCGACAGACTCCAGTATCAATGCGCGTGGCCCTAACACAGCCACCACCAGCTCGGCCCCCACAACCTTGGGGCGCACAGCCCAATTGATTCTGTCCTTGCTGGAGCGATTTCCGGATCGCGCCCCGGCCATCCAGGGACGGCAAGCCTTATTACCCGGCCACCCCGGCATGCAGACAAAGGGGAATGAATCCGCACGTCCCGGCGCTGACTCCCAGGCAGGGGCACGCCCAGGATCCGCACAGAACACCGCCAGTACCATCTCGACCCTGGCCCAACAACGCCTGCCCTTGCCCGGCAGCACCGCCACCACTGGCGCAAACGCCAGTGCTGCCAATGCAAGCACAGCAGGCACCAGTGCTACTGGAGCAGGGACACCCGCCAGCAGCATACCCGGCACCGGAACACCAGCCACAGGCGCAAACGCGCATAGCGCACTGCCCACCAGCAGCACCGCCGCCTTGGCCCAGCATTTCACCCAGGCCTTGCCGCAAGCCCTGCAACAAAGCGGGCTGTTTTACGAGTCCCATCTGAGTGACCTGCACTTTGGACAACGCAGCGCAGGACAATTGCAACAAGAGCCACAAAACCTGAATCGCCCCGTGGCTGAAGCCAACACAAGCCACACGACTCCAGCCCAGACGCACACCCAAGACCCGGCCAACAGCCTGCTGGTGCGTCAGCAACTGGACACGCTGGCCCACCAGAATCTGCAATGGCAAGGCCAGGCCTGGCCGGATGCCGACATGAACTGGACCGTGCAACGACACCAAGCCCAATCCGAGGACGAAACCGAACACTGGTCCAGCACCTTGCAACTGCAGTTGCCCACCCTGGGGCCAGTCACCTTGCGGCTTAATCTTTTGAATCAGCAATTGCAGGTTCATATCCAGGCCGATCAGTCTGCCGACTATCTGGACGAACACAGCCTGCCCTTGCGCGAACGCCTGCAAGACCAGGGCCTGTTTCTGAGCCAACTGCACATTGAAACCGACCCGAACCTGCCGCAGGATGTGCCCGATGAGCCATGA
- a CDS encoding flagellar protein FliT has product MSDTSNPIVDQYQIIASITRHMLELAQMARWEDVFEQSEHYQLAVEKLKNMEDLSITEKQARRQLLTQILEDDAQIRHLATPELGRLGALLGNMKRQQTVLQAYYTPSVLP; this is encoded by the coding sequence ATGAGCGATACCTCTAACCCGATCGTCGATCAATATCAAATTATCGCCAGCATCACCCGTCACATGCTGGAGCTTGCCCAAATGGCACGCTGGGAGGATGTGTTTGAGCAGTCCGAACACTATCAGCTCGCCGTGGAAAAGCTCAAGAACATGGAAGACCTGTCTATCACTGAGAAACAGGCACGCCGGCAATTGCTGACCCAAATTCTGGAAGACGATGCCCAAATCCGCCATCTGGCCACCCCTGAACTGGGTCGTCTGGGTGCGTTGCTGGGCAATATGAAGCGCCAGCAGACCGTTTTGCAAGCGTATTACACGCCTAGCGTCCTTCCATGA
- the fliS gene encoding flagellar export chaperone FliS, with protein MSYPAPSRRFGQQSVRAYAQVGLETEVLSASPEHLITLLFNGARTAMLQARLHMEQGNIAGRGQSLSKAIDIVDSGLKMAVDTEKGGELARNLVVTYDLILHNLMLANLRNDAEKLALAERLLTDIADAWRSNIDNQRAKQPA; from the coding sequence ATGAGCTATCCTGCCCCTTCCCGTCGCTTTGGCCAACAATCGGTCCGCGCCTACGCCCAAGTCGGTCTGGAAACGGAAGTCCTGAGCGCAAGCCCCGAGCATCTGATCACCCTGCTCTTTAACGGTGCGCGCACCGCCATGCTGCAAGCACGCCTGCACATGGAGCAGGGCAATATTGCTGGGCGGGGGCAGTCTTTATCGAAGGCTATTGATATTGTCGATAGCGGCCTGAAAATGGCGGTCGATACCGAAAAGGGCGGAGAGCTGGCGCGCAATCTGGTCGTCACCTACGACCTGATTCTGCACAACCTGATGCTGGCCAATCTTCGCAATGACGCGGAAAAGCTGGCGCTGGCCGAGCGTTTGCTGACCGATATTGCCGATGCCTGGCGCAGCAATATTGACAACCAACGTGCCAAGCAACCAGCTTGA
- the fliD gene encoding flagellar filament capping protein FliD, translating into MAISSIGIGSGLKLDDLLEDLRKAENVSLTAIQNRQVENVSRISAYGKLKSSITALQSAGKTLNDPSLFGAVKVNAAGDGISVTGNHKATPGQYSIVVEQIASKHSLSTGQLSDRTTPLGVDGKVTITLQNGTAHTLDLTGKDTSLQGVMQAINADPKLGVTATIINNGDPDHPYQLVLTASDTGEQASIKSISVDGNANLDSLLSFTAATESSPAQGMEQLSEAVNAKATINGIDIISQSNTLKDTVEGLEITLNKASSEAISLDVTRDDSIPTKAITDFVEAYNALNSTIRSLTSYDVENKKGSALTGDSMPRRVQSSLRSTLNIPTTEGNLRSLASMGITADPKTGDLVIDDKKLAAALKDNMADVQRLFAGEDAIGNRINKAADEYVKKGGFIDNATDGADKIGKTLEKQALATAERIDNKIEAYRKQFIQLDRMVNQMKGTSDYLTQQLSMLGNMNSSK; encoded by the coding sequence ATGGCTATTTCTTCAATCGGTATTGGCTCAGGCCTGAAATTGGATGACTTACTGGAAGATCTGCGAAAAGCAGAGAACGTCTCCCTGACCGCTATTCAGAATCGCCAAGTCGAAAACGTGAGTCGAATCTCCGCTTATGGGAAACTCAAATCGTCTATTACAGCCCTGCAAAGCGCAGGAAAAACACTCAATGACCCAAGTCTATTCGGGGCAGTCAAGGTCAATGCTGCTGGCGACGGTATCTCTGTCACAGGAAACCACAAAGCAACCCCCGGCCAATACAGTATTGTGGTCGAGCAGATTGCCAGCAAACACTCGCTGAGCACCGGCCAACTAAGTGACCGGACTACTCCACTCGGTGTTGATGGAAAAGTAACCATTACCCTACAAAATGGAACAGCACATACCTTGGATTTGACGGGCAAGGACACCTCTTTGCAGGGAGTCATGCAAGCGATCAATGCTGACCCTAAACTAGGTGTTACCGCGACTATCATTAATAACGGTGATCCCGATCACCCTTATCAATTAGTTTTAACCGCCTCTGACACCGGAGAGCAGGCTTCCATCAAATCTATTTCTGTAGACGGAAACGCCAATCTGGACAGCCTGCTTTCTTTTACAGCAGCCACTGAAAGCAGCCCTGCTCAGGGTATGGAGCAACTGAGTGAAGCCGTCAACGCCAAAGCAACAATTAATGGCATTGACATCATCAGTCAAAGCAATACCCTGAAAGACACTGTAGAAGGGCTGGAGATCACTCTCAACAAAGCCAGTTCAGAAGCAATCAGCCTGGATGTGACGAGAGACGACAGCATCCCAACCAAGGCCATTACCGATTTTGTTGAAGCCTATAACGCCTTAAACAGTACGATTCGCTCACTGACCTCCTACGATGTCGAAAACAAAAAAGGCTCTGCCTTAACGGGCGACTCCATGCCCCGCCGGGTTCAGTCCAGCTTACGTTCAACATTGAACATTCCAACTACTGAGGGAAATCTACGCTCTCTAGCCTCGATGGGTATCACGGCTGACCCAAAGACAGGAGACTTGGTCATTGATGACAAAAAGCTGGCAGCCGCGCTGAAAGATAATATGGCTGATGTCCAACGTCTGTTTGCTGGCGAGGATGCCATTGGAAACCGCATTAATAAAGCGGCAGATGAATACGTCAAAAAGGGCGGTTTCATCGACAATGCAACCGACGGTGCTGACAAAATTGGGAAAACCCTTGAAAAACAAGCCCTTGCCACTGCCGAACGTATAGACAACAAGATTGAGGCTTATCGTAAGCAATTTATTCAGTTAGACAGAATGGTCAACCAAATGAAAGGCACCAGCGATTACCTCACCCAGCAGCTATCCATGCTGGGCAATATGAACAGCAGCAAATAA
- a CDS encoding flagellar protein FlaG — MINSVSSQTTALVAPASPVEQNPGTPMPSAATTVTPIKESSTDTQLKQRWPDKQEPVPGMVNTLDDTLDQINNSLQAWSTGIRFNMDDEAQRLVVSIVDNTTGEVLRTVPSDAVIQIAKMIVQLQGNTVDVKV, encoded by the coding sequence ATGATCAACTCAGTTTCATCTCAAACGACGGCCTTGGTGGCCCCGGCTTCTCCTGTGGAGCAAAACCCCGGCACCCCTATGCCTTCGGCGGCCACCACGGTGACCCCCATCAAGGAAAGCAGTACCGATACCCAATTAAAGCAACGCTGGCCCGATAAACAGGAACCCGTACCCGGCATGGTCAACACGCTGGATGACACGCTGGATCAGATCAACAACTCGCTGCAGGCCTGGTCCACCGGCATTCGCTTCAATATGGATGACGAGGCACAACGTCTGGTGGTCTCGATCGTGGACAACACAACCGGCGAGGTCTTGCGCACTGTTCCGTCTGACGCCGTGATCCAGATTGCCAAAATGATCGTTCAACTGCAAGGCAACACGGTCGACGTCAAGGTTTAA
- a CDS encoding RNA polymerase sigma factor FliA: MPRSEDVLVEQYAPLVRRQALQLVSRLPPSVELDDLMQAGMMGLLDAVRRYQVVAEAQFETYAVTRIRGAMLDELRSQDWLPRSVRSKARQIEVAVSTLRQELLREPTESEIAQTLSMSMNDYYELLDEAVGVQVIHYEDLKRQADPSADALEFLEDSTREQAYFDNPLNLLTSQGLRQALILAIDQLPEREKLLFALQFEQDLNQKEIALVLGVTEGRVSQLRSQAVARIRASLAKDKWDAISDSAEFQVLL; this comes from the coding sequence ATGCCTCGTTCAGAAGACGTTCTGGTTGAGCAATACGCCCCACTGGTGCGCCGCCAGGCGCTTCAGCTCGTGTCGCGTCTGCCTCCCAGTGTTGAGCTGGATGATCTGATGCAAGCGGGCATGATGGGCCTGCTCGATGCTGTGCGTCGTTATCAGGTCGTGGCTGAGGCCCAATTTGAGACCTATGCCGTGACCCGAATTCGTGGGGCCATGCTGGACGAACTACGCAGCCAGGACTGGTTGCCGCGCAGTGTGCGCAGCAAAGCTCGTCAGATTGAAGTGGCTGTCAGCACCTTGCGCCAGGAACTGTTGCGCGAGCCCACCGAGTCGGAGATTGCCCAAACCCTGTCCATGAGCATGAACGATTACTACGAGCTGCTGGACGAGGCGGTCGGGGTGCAGGTGATTCACTACGAAGATCTGAAGCGCCAGGCCGATCCCTCTGCCGATGCGCTGGAGTTTCTGGAAGACAGCACACGCGAACAGGCTTACTTCGATAACCCCTTGAACTTGTTGACTTCCCAAGGTCTGCGACAAGCCCTGATCTTGGCAATCGATCAACTTCCCGAGCGTGAAAAGCTGCTCTTTGCGCTGCAATTCGAGCAAGACTTGAACCAGAAAGAAATCGCTCTGGTGCTGGGGGTGACTGAAGGGCGGGTGTCTCAACTTCGTAGCCAGGCCGTGGCACGCATTCGTGCCAGCCTGGCAAAAGACAAGTGGGACGCTATTTCCGACAGTGCTGAGTTTCAGGTTCTTTTGTAA
- a CDS encoding type II toxin-antitoxin system prevent-host-death family antitoxin, with the protein MDAIYADYSISMSEFKKNPAQVLRTAGEKPVAVLSHNRPAFYMVTPRLFEALVEEMANRDLDELVRRRLAVKDQAS; encoded by the coding sequence ATGGATGCGATCTACGCTGATTATTCTATTAGCATGTCCGAGTTCAAGAAGAACCCGGCACAGGTATTGCGTACGGCTGGAGAAAAGCCTGTTGCCGTATTGAGCCATAACCGACCCGCCTTTTATATGGTGACGCCTCGCTTGTTTGAAGCGTTGGTCGAGGAAATGGCTAACCGGGATTTGGATGAGTTGGTGCGTCGACGGCTGGCTGTCAAAGATCAAGCTTCTTAA
- a CDS encoding FliC/FljB family flagellin: MSVINTNSLSLIAQGNLTKSQGALGQAIERLSSGLRINSAKDDAAGQAIANRFTANVKGLSQAARNANDGISIAQTTEGALNEINNNLQRVRELTVQAANDSNSDSDLASIQAEITQRLEEIDRVSEQTQFNGVHVLADGIGSLKIQVGAHDGQTIDLNLQAINRDTLGLDGFSVRTTMVAPGAAAAADLTAGGDSAQAALISANATKTDGSAYAAGDILGNATDGYYVEDSDGSYNKVTFTLTAGVAGDGTDSTINLTVGAKATNIVADPADVVTETTNPLAALDDALAQVDSLRSDLGAIQNRFQSTISNLNNTVTNLSAARSRIEDADYAVEVSNMTRAQILQQAGTSVLAQANQVPQTVLSLLR; this comes from the coding sequence ATGTCTGTTATCAATACGAACTCGCTTTCCCTGATTGCCCAAGGCAATTTGACCAAATCGCAAGGCGCACTGGGTCAAGCCATTGAGCGTCTGTCCTCCGGTCTGCGCATCAACAGCGCCAAAGACGACGCCGCCGGTCAGGCTATTGCCAACCGCTTCACAGCAAATGTTAAAGGCTTGAGCCAAGCCGCGCGTAACGCGAACGATGGCATCTCTATCGCTCAGACAACCGAGGGCGCGCTGAATGAAATCAACAACAACCTGCAACGGGTTCGCGAATTGACCGTACAGGCTGCAAACGACTCGAACTCTGATTCTGACTTGGCATCTATCCAAGCTGAAATCACTCAACGCTTGGAAGAAATTGATCGTGTGTCAGAACAAACCCAATTCAACGGCGTTCATGTCCTAGCCGATGGAATTGGTAGCCTTAAAATTCAGGTCGGAGCACACGATGGCCAAACAATTGACCTGAATCTACAGGCTATTAACCGCGACACACTAGGCCTGGATGGTTTCAGCGTTCGTACAACCATGGTGGCTCCTGGTGCTGCAGCTGCCGCAGACCTAACCGCTGGCGGGGACTCTGCTCAAGCAGCCTTAATCAGCGCAAACGCAACAAAAACTGATGGCTCGGCTTACGCTGCAGGAGACATTCTGGGCAATGCGACAGATGGTTACTACGTTGAAGATAGTGACGGCAGCTACAACAAAGTCACCTTCACTCTGACCGCAGGCGTTGCTGGCGATGGCACTGATTCCACTATCAACCTAACTGTTGGAGCAAAAGCAACAAATATTGTCGCTGATCCAGCGGATGTCGTTACCGAAACCACAAACCCCCTCGCTGCCCTTGACGATGCCTTGGCACAAGTTGACTCCCTGCGATCGGATTTGGGTGCAATTCAAAACCGCTTCCAATCTACTATTTCCAACCTGAACAACACCGTCACCAACCTGTCCGCCGCTCGTTCGCGCATCGAAGATGCTGACTACGCGGTTGAAGTGTCCAACATGACTCGTGCCCAGATTCTGCAACAAGCAGGCACGTCGGTACTGGCACAGGCCAACCAAGTACCACAAACAGTACTGTCGCTGCTGCGTTAA
- a CDS encoding PhoX family phosphatase, translated as MSKHISDKTVRNVSQNTPFSEILEKSLTRRAMMRGGLAAALATMTSFGLAGCDSSSTGSNSTDNGGNPTPNPNPDPDPEPPASVKLGFESLPTSMTDGCVVPPGYIAHVLAPWGTPINDNALPWDKNGNNSSNDLLNSMGMHHDGMHFFPLEGSSTEGLLAVNHEYIDPSALHPNGPTLPNGKRPAEEVRKEINAHGVAIIHIRRSNGRWDIVQNSRYNRRFTSATAMKLAGPIGGTDWVKTPFSPNGTQVRGTNNNCGNGTTPWGTYITAEENWAACFVNTGNRPAHQQRVGVSAGPTGRYKWETAAQDPSEVLGEFARFNVTETGTSATDDWRNEVNGFGYLVEIDPYDPSSIATKRTHMGRFAHEGCAYSKPEAGKPLAFYSGDDSRFEYVYRFVSDANWDPKDAERTDRLAVGAKYLDKGTLYVARFNEDGSGEWLALTGTTPGKDGGTLADKFPTLEAILINTRGAADFVGATPMDRPEWTATHPSNGDIYLTLTNNTSRNASTGTNAANPRLNNVNGHIIRWHDEPGSTKFKWDIFVFGSDSGADADTNRSGLTDLNQLASPDGLGFDSRGILWIQTDNGIDGGRKNNVARATNDQMLAVIPSALADSSGTGPAINASNQSDLRRFFVGPNEAEITGFSMTPDHTSLFLNIQHPVNWPAYDTHDATVVSMNTVRPRSSTVVIQRTDGKPIAV; from the coding sequence ATGAGCAAACATATCTCAGACAAGACAGTACGTAACGTCAGTCAGAACACCCCTTTCAGTGAAATTCTGGAAAAAAGTCTGACACGCCGTGCCATGATGCGCGGTGGTTTGGCAGCAGCCCTGGCCACCATGACCAGCTTTGGTCTGGCTGGCTGTGACAGCAGCAGTACAGGTAGCAACTCCACCGACAACGGCGGCAATCCGACCCCCAACCCAAATCCGGATCCGGATCCGGAGCCACCTGCAAGCGTCAAACTGGGTTTTGAGTCCCTGCCCACCTCCATGACCGACGGCTGTGTGGTCCCACCCGGCTACATCGCCCACGTATTGGCTCCCTGGGGCACCCCCATCAATGACAACGCTCTGCCCTGGGACAAGAACGGCAACAACAGCTCCAACGACTTGCTCAATTCCATGGGCATGCACCATGACGGCATGCACTTTTTCCCACTGGAAGGCAGCTCCACCGAAGGTTTGCTGGCCGTCAACCACGAATATATTGACCCATCAGCCCTGCACCCCAACGGCCCGACCCTGCCCAATGGCAAGCGCCCGGCCGAGGAAGTACGCAAGGAAATCAATGCCCACGGCGTGGCCATCATCCATATTCGTCGTAGCAATGGCCGCTGGGACATCGTTCAGAACTCGCGCTACAACCGTCGCTTTACCTCTGCCACGGCCATGAAACTGGCTGGCCCTATTGGCGGCACAGACTGGGTCAAAACCCCCTTCTCGCCCAACGGCACGCAGGTGCGTGGCACCAACAATAACTGTGGGAACGGCACCACGCCCTGGGGTACCTATATCACCGCCGAAGAAAACTGGGCAGCCTGCTTTGTCAACACCGGCAATCGTCCTGCACACCAGCAACGCGTGGGCGTATCGGCTGGTCCCACCGGTCGCTACAAATGGGAAACCGCCGCCCAAGACCCTTCGGAAGTGCTGGGTGAGTTCGCTCGCTTTAATGTGACCGAAACCGGCACCAGCGCCACTGACGATTGGCGCAATGAAGTCAACGGCTTTGGTTACCTGGTCGAGATCGACCCGTACGACCCCAGCAGCATTGCCACCAAGCGCACTCACATGGGCCGCTTCGCGCACGAAGGCTGTGCCTACAGCAAACCCGAAGCCGGCAAACCCCTGGCGTTCTACAGCGGCGACGACTCGCGCTTTGAATATGTCTACCGCTTCGTGTCCGACGCCAACTGGGACCCGAAAGATGCCGAGCGCACCGATCGTCTGGCCGTGGGCGCTAAATATCTGGACAAAGGCACCTTGTATGTCGCCCGTTTCAACGAAGACGGCTCGGGCGAGTGGCTGGCACTGACAGGCACGACCCCAGGCAAAGATGGCGGCACCTTGGCGGATAAATTCCCAACCTTGGAAGCAATTCTGATCAATACCCGTGGCGCAGCCGACTTTGTGGGTGCCACCCCAATGGACCGCCCCGAGTGGACGGCCACTCACCCCAGCAATGGCGATATCTACCTGACGCTGACCAACAACACCAGCCGCAATGCGTCGACCGGCACCAACGCCGCCAACCCGCGATTGAACAACGTCAACGGTCACATCATTCGCTGGCACGACGAGCCCGGTTCAACCAAGTTCAAATGGGACATCTTCGTGTTTGGCTCGGATTCGGGTGCGGATGCTGATACCAACCGCTCTGGCCTGACCGATCTGAACCAGTTGGCCAGCCCCGACGGTCTGGGTTTCGACAGCCGTGGCATTTTGTGGATTCAGACCGACAATGGTATTGACGGCGGTCGCAAAAACAATGTCGCCCGCGCCACCAACGACCAGATGCTGGCCGTGATCCCCAGTGCCTTGGCGGACAGCTCGGGCACTGGCCCGGCCATCAATGCCAGCAACCAGTCCGATCTGCGTCGCTTCTTTGTAGGCCCGAACGAGGCCGAAATCACGGGCTTTTCCATGACGCCGGACCACACCAGCCTGTTCCTGAACATTCAGCACCCGGTGAACTGGCCGGCTTACGACACCCATGATGCGACGGTGGTCAGCATGAATACCGTACGTCCACGTTCTTCGACCGTGGTGATCCAGCGTACGGATGGCAAGCCTATTGCCGTGTAA
- a CDS encoding DUF445 family protein, translated as MSASSSRPDSPERRLRRMKRSAVALLALTICLFLLSHAMMRQGQAAPIAGFWPWLRAFSEAATVGALADWFAVVALFRHPLGLPFPHTAIIPNKKNSLGESLGIFVRDHFLDSAMLLEKLRSLDPAARLGQWLSQPEQSERVSRALQTAMGEALRLLDERSVKQALTDGVRGYLMRVDMASSSSQILGLLTRNARHQRLLDEVLQQLGAYLSNEAVKQRVADVLVRYAQREWPKLLAMVGVVTSVDELSGKMADRLARALVDEVQTILSEPEHPLRKDYEQWVHDYIQRLGQDPALMEQVEAIKQGFLHHKEVGDYIDGVWTDVMRVVRQDLAKEDSSVAAHLRQVAQDLGVRLNTDATLRETLNEHMLSAAAGLAEQLREGAKEHISRTVRQWDDRQLVRELELTVGTDLQYIRFNGTVVGGLVGVGLHAILLLGLV; from the coding sequence ATGTCTGCATCCTCCTCTCGCCCTGATTCTCCCGAACGCCGTCTGCGCCGTATGAAGCGCAGCGCAGTCGCCTTGCTGGCGCTGACTATCTGCCTGTTCCTGCTTAGCCACGCCATGATGCGGCAAGGCCAGGCGGCACCTATCGCCGGATTCTGGCCGTGGCTGCGCGCTTTTAGCGAGGCGGCCACCGTCGGGGCGCTGGCAGACTGGTTCGCTGTGGTGGCCTTGTTCCGGCATCCGCTGGGTCTGCCGTTTCCGCATACCGCCATTATTCCCAACAAGAAAAATAGCCTGGGTGAAAGTCTGGGCATTTTTGTGCGCGACCACTTTCTGGACTCGGCCATGTTGCTGGAAAAGCTGCGCAGCCTGGACCCGGCAGCGCGTTTGGGGCAGTGGCTGTCGCAACCCGAGCAAAGCGAACGTGTCAGCCGTGCCTTGCAAACTGCCATGGGCGAGGCCCTGCGCTTGCTGGACGAGCGCAGCGTCAAACAAGCTCTGACCGATGGCGTGCGCGGCTATTTGATGCGGGTGGATATGGCGAGTTCCAGCTCTCAGATTCTAGGGCTGCTCACGCGCAATGCCCGTCACCAGCGCCTGCTCGACGAGGTCTTGCAGCAATTGGGTGCTTATCTGTCCAACGAGGCGGTCAAGCAGCGCGTGGCCGATGTGTTGGTGCGCTACGCCCAGCGTGAGTGGCCCAAGCTTCTGGCCATGGTCGGGGTGGTCACCTCGGTTGACGAGCTGTCCGGCAAGATGGCTGACCGTCTGGCGCGTGCCCTGGTAGACGAGGTGCAAACCATTTTGAGCGAGCCCGAACACCCCCTGCGCAAGGACTACGAGCAGTGGGTACACGACTATATTCAGCGCCTGGGTCAGGACCCAGCGTTGATGGAGCAGGTGGAGGCGATCAAGCAAGGCTTCTTGCACCACAAAGAGGTGGGGGATTATATCGATGGTGTTTGGACGGATGTGATGCGTGTTGTGCGTCAGGATCTGGCCAAAGAGGATTCTTCTGTGGCGGCCCATCTGCGTCAGGTAGCGCAGGATTTGGGGGTGCGCTTGAATACCGATGCGACGCTGCGTGAAACCTTGAATGAACACATGTTGTCCGCAGCGGCGGGTCTGGCCGAGCAATTGCGTGAAGGGGCCAAAGAGCATATCTCGCGCACTGTGCGTCAATGGGACGACAGGCAACTGGTGCGCGAGCTGGAGCTGACCGTAGGCACGGATCTGCAATACATACGCTTTAATGGCACGGTGGTGGGCGGCCTGGTTGGCGTAGGCCTGCACGCGATTCTATTATTGGGTTTGGTCTAA